In Musa acuminata AAA Group cultivar baxijiao chromosome BXJ3-9, Cavendish_Baxijiao_AAA, whole genome shotgun sequence, a single genomic region encodes these proteins:
- the LOC135649928 gene encoding dof zinc finger protein DOF1.4-like isoform X1, giving the protein MHCDGEKLSIDSGEEWLQMMGERLRITAKNSSNTTSSTTTTTNTNNSSSTSSNTNKANMVRADSITSNAARVVDKPSAQDHPQAPLRCPRCDSSNTKFCYYNNYSLSQPRHFCKACKRYWTRGGTLRNVPVGGGCRKNKRAKKPGAAPTVPPNSKHPRPLLPPDPVPSLAAQISTSSHLDATAIYALQTAASPSDMSLNLPIISNGFHIPSSTSAFDLQPHLGALGLGLSSNMHRDDEYQFGELRPLLPVNPAMISLLNDYPLFGSSLSSASLLVSGIKQPKQVEDYQTLLSFDELQASGMGDSINGMMKEVKLEGQTNTVTNNNMSSCIDWQIPSENSLDNLGPAAAMYWNAAIGGGGGGGGAGWPDGTNYGSSVAPLIYKSSGLQTALHVHRDGATRADYRRECGSERSCRLQTSQAPCVFSVIAASRRPFAPRGTSDPFG; this is encoded by the exons atgcaCTGCGATGGAGAGAAGTTGAGCATCGACTCAGGCGAGGAATGGCTACAG ATGATGGGTGAAAGGCTTCGGATCACTGCAAAGAATAGCAGTAACACCACcagcagcaccaccaccaccaccaacaccaACAACAGTAGCAGTACCAGCAGTAACACCAACAAGGCCAACATGGTTCGTGCCGATTCCATTACTTCCAATGCTGCGAGGGTTGTTGACAAGCCATCAGCGCAAGATCATCCGCAGGCGCCCCTGAGATGCCCTCGCTGCGACTCCtccaacaccaagttctgctactacaacaactacagcctGTCTCAGCCACGGCACTTCTGCAAGGCGTGCAAGCGGTACTGGACGCGAGGCGGCACGCTCCGGAACGTCCCCGTGGGCGGCGGGTGCCGCAAGAACAAGCGCGCCAAGAAGCCCGGGGCCGCTCCCACGGTGCCGCCGAACAGTAAGCACCCCCGCCCTCTTCTGCCTCCGGATCCGGTCCCTTCCCTTGCGGCGCAGATCTCTACCTCTTCCCACCTCGACGCCACCGCGATTTACGCCCTGCAAACCGCGGCTTCGCCCTCGGACATGAGCCTCAATTTGCCAATTATCTCGAACGGCTTCCATATCCCGTCTTCCACGTCTGCCTTCGATCTGCAGCCTCATCTCGGGGCACTTGGCCTCGGCCTCTCGTCCAACATGCATCGCGATGACGAGTACCAGTTCGGCGAGCTTCGTCCGTTGCTGCCGGTGAACCCGGCCATGATCTCGCTCTTGAACGACTATCCACTCTTCGGGTCGTCTCTGTCGTCCGCGTCACTACTAGTATCAGGCATCAAACAGCCGAAACAAGTGGAGGACTACCAGACCTTGTTGTCCTTCGATGAATTGCAGGCCTCCGGGATGGGCGATAGCATCAATGGGATGATGAAGGAAGTGAAATTAGAAGGGCAGACCAACACCGTGACCAACAACAACATGAGCAGCTGCATAGACTGGCAGATTCCATCGGAGAATTCTTTGGATAATTTGGGTCCAGCTGCAGCAATGTACTGGAATGCTGccatcggcggcggcggcggcggcggcggcgctggTTGGCCAGACGGCACGAACTATGGATCGTCAGTGGCGCCGCTGATCTA TAAGAGTAGTGGGCTACAAACTGCATTACATGTTCATCGTGATGGGGCTACGCGGGCGGATTACCGGAGGGAGTGTGGATCGGAGAGATCCTGTCGGTTGCAAACGTCTCAAGCCCCTTGTGTTTTTTCAGTCATTGCGGCATCAAGAAGACCGTTTGCTCCGAGAGGAACCTCGGATCCATTCGGCTAA
- the LOC135649787 gene encoding uncharacterized protein LOC135649787: MSILWARGRRRAKMFGRLQRLRLLRYLSAVQIPAQPLPPIAVPPNSLSVAPTAAALKPISCPRLFSLYHLRRRRPSERVPFCSRSTQTNEGAAMAYLSVRIRCRKCDADILSESLLCFGASSTSMDELSDSHDLDEIWITCIFAVNQDVHTCISHAISSIGLNYGPNYEVSVGEECDWVKGVQETFHPVEVTAGLWIVPKWREPPDLQATNIFLDPGMAFGTGEHPTTKLCLMLLRKLLHGGEQFLDYGTGSGILGIAAVKMGAAASIGIDIDPQAVTSARQNIASNDMDSSKMLVYLVPSKTDSSCTDAETNMDPEETPLLNLELKSAKGKFDIIIANILLNPLLELAKDIVSYGKPGANIGLSGILSEQVQQIKETYLQYLDDISVSEMEGWACLHGIRKENLTL; this comes from the exons ATGTCTATCCTTTGGGCGAGAGGACGGCGACGGGCGAAAATGTTTGGCCGCCTCCAACGCCTTCGCCTCCTCAGATACCTCTCGGCCGTCCAAATCCCTGCCCAACCCCTTCCTCCTATCGCCGTACCTCCTAACTCCTTGTCCGTTGCGCCAACAGCCGCCGCCCTGAAACCCATCAGCTGCCCCCGACTCTTCTCCCTGTATCATCTGAGGCGGCGAAGACCAAGCGAAAGAGTTCCTTTCTGCTCTCGGTCGACGCAGACGAATGAAGGCGCCGCCATGGCCTACCTCTCGGTCCGCATTCGATGCCGCAAATGTGACGCT GATATACTTTCAGAGTCTCTACTGTGCTTTGGTGCTAGTTCTACTAGCATGGATGAATTAAGTGATTCTCATGATCTTGATGAG ATTTGGATAACTTGCATATTTGCAGTTAATCAAGATGTGCATACTTGCATCTCGCATGCCATCAGCTCAATTGGTTTGAACTATGGACCAAATTATGAAGTCTCAGTGGGTGAAGAATGTGATTGGGTAAAAGGTGTACAG GAAACTTTTCATCCTGTTGAGGTTACTGCTGGTCTCTGGATTGTCCCCAAATGGAGAGAGCCCCCT GATTTGCAAGCAACAAACATATTCCTTGATCCGGGAATGGCTTTTGGGACAGGGGAACACCCAACAACGAAGTTGTGTTTGATGTTGCTACGCAAATTACTACATGGTGGAGAACAATTTTTGGATTATGGCACAGGATCTGGAATTCTAGGAATTGCTGCTGTTAAG ATGGGAGCTGCCGCATCTATTGGAATAGACATAGACCCACAAGCAGTTACTTCAGCTCGTCAGAATATTGCATCGAATGATATGGATTCCAGCAAAATGTTGGTCTACTTGGTTCCCAGCAAAACCGACTCATCGTGTACCGATGCCGAAACCAACATGGATCCAGAAGAGACACCTTTGCTTAACCTTGAACTGAAATCTGCTAAGGGGAAATTTGACATCATCATTGCAAATATACTACTCAACCCTTTATTGGAGTTGGCAAAGGATATTGTTTCTTATGGAAAGCCCGGCGCAAACATTGGTCTATCGGGAATCCTATCCGAACAG GTGCAACAAATCAAAGAAACTTACTTGCAGTACCTCGATGATATCTCGGTATCTGAAATGGAAGGTTGGGCGTGCCTCCATGGTATCAGAAAAGAGAACCTGACGTTGTAG
- the LOC135649928 gene encoding dof zinc finger protein DOF1.4-like isoform X2, whose protein sequence is MMGERLRITAKNSSNTTSSTTTTTNTNNSSSTSSNTNKANMVRADSITSNAARVVDKPSAQDHPQAPLRCPRCDSSNTKFCYYNNYSLSQPRHFCKACKRYWTRGGTLRNVPVGGGCRKNKRAKKPGAAPTVPPNSKHPRPLLPPDPVPSLAAQISTSSHLDATAIYALQTAASPSDMSLNLPIISNGFHIPSSTSAFDLQPHLGALGLGLSSNMHRDDEYQFGELRPLLPVNPAMISLLNDYPLFGSSLSSASLLVSGIKQPKQVEDYQTLLSFDELQASGMGDSINGMMKEVKLEGQTNTVTNNNMSSCIDWQIPSENSLDNLGPAAAMYWNAAIGGGGGGGGAGWPDGTNYGSSVAPLIYKSSGLQTALHVHRDGATRADYRRECGSERSCRLQTSQAPCVFSVIAASRRPFAPRGTSDPFG, encoded by the exons ATGATGGGTGAAAGGCTTCGGATCACTGCAAAGAATAGCAGTAACACCACcagcagcaccaccaccaccaccaacaccaACAACAGTAGCAGTACCAGCAGTAACACCAACAAGGCCAACATGGTTCGTGCCGATTCCATTACTTCCAATGCTGCGAGGGTTGTTGACAAGCCATCAGCGCAAGATCATCCGCAGGCGCCCCTGAGATGCCCTCGCTGCGACTCCtccaacaccaagttctgctactacaacaactacagcctGTCTCAGCCACGGCACTTCTGCAAGGCGTGCAAGCGGTACTGGACGCGAGGCGGCACGCTCCGGAACGTCCCCGTGGGCGGCGGGTGCCGCAAGAACAAGCGCGCCAAGAAGCCCGGGGCCGCTCCCACGGTGCCGCCGAACAGTAAGCACCCCCGCCCTCTTCTGCCTCCGGATCCGGTCCCTTCCCTTGCGGCGCAGATCTCTACCTCTTCCCACCTCGACGCCACCGCGATTTACGCCCTGCAAACCGCGGCTTCGCCCTCGGACATGAGCCTCAATTTGCCAATTATCTCGAACGGCTTCCATATCCCGTCTTCCACGTCTGCCTTCGATCTGCAGCCTCATCTCGGGGCACTTGGCCTCGGCCTCTCGTCCAACATGCATCGCGATGACGAGTACCAGTTCGGCGAGCTTCGTCCGTTGCTGCCGGTGAACCCGGCCATGATCTCGCTCTTGAACGACTATCCACTCTTCGGGTCGTCTCTGTCGTCCGCGTCACTACTAGTATCAGGCATCAAACAGCCGAAACAAGTGGAGGACTACCAGACCTTGTTGTCCTTCGATGAATTGCAGGCCTCCGGGATGGGCGATAGCATCAATGGGATGATGAAGGAAGTGAAATTAGAAGGGCAGACCAACACCGTGACCAACAACAACATGAGCAGCTGCATAGACTGGCAGATTCCATCGGAGAATTCTTTGGATAATTTGGGTCCAGCTGCAGCAATGTACTGGAATGCTGccatcggcggcggcggcggcggcggcggcgctggTTGGCCAGACGGCACGAACTATGGATCGTCAGTGGCGCCGCTGATCTA TAAGAGTAGTGGGCTACAAACTGCATTACATGTTCATCGTGATGGGGCTACGCGGGCGGATTACCGGAGGGAGTGTGGATCGGAGAGATCCTGTCGGTTGCAAACGTCTCAAGCCCCTTGTGTTTTTTCAGTCATTGCGGCATCAAGAAGACCGTTTGCTCCGAGAGGAACCTCGGATCCATTCGGCTAA
- the LOC135649518 gene encoding nuclear transcription factor Y subunit C-2-like codes for MAHPLKNNPVPTGDHQQVDMEVPGHGQPAGTGAVQLPYVSLPYQANQMMVTSLPPSAGQMTNPASQVQLTQHHLAYQRAQQQQMNQLHQTLQMFRTNQYQEIAATCDFKNHSLPLARIKKIMKADEDVRMIAAEVPVLFARACEMFILELTYRSWAHAEENKRRTLQKNDIAGAITRTDVFDFLVDIVPMEDVKEDVLASISTDGTNESLPYYYVPSQAGSLKMIMNNSEVDQSLLFMQQSQPYIPQQIWDQQQQQQQQTIHQQKQMQQQTEKDSN; via the exons ATGGCCCACCCGCTGAAGAACAATCCAGTGCCCACCGGAGATCACCAGCAG GTTGACATGGAAGTGCCTGGGCACGGACAGCCAGCAGGGACTGGGGCCGTCCAATTACCATATGTTAGCTTGCCGTATCAAGCTAACCAAATGATGGTCACCAGCTTACCACCTTCAGCTGGCCAGATGACAAATCCTGCATCCCAGGTACAACTCACTCAGCACCATCTCGCCTATCAGAGAGCCCAGCAACAACAGATGAATCAACTGCACCAAACACTCCAGATGTTTCGGACAAACCAATATCAGGAGATAGCTGCAACCTGTGACTTCAAAAACCACAGTCTTCCACTGGCACGAATCAAAAAGATCATGAAGGCAGATGAGGATGTTAGGATGATAGCGGCAGAGGTACCAGTCCTGTTTGCACGGGCTTGCGAAATGTTCATTCTTGAACTGACATACCGTTCGTGGGCTCATGCCGAGGAAAACAAGCGAAGAACCTTGCAGAAGAATGACATAGCTGGTGCAATCACGAGGACGGATGTCTTTGATTTCCTGGTGGATATTGTACCAATGGAAGATGTGAAGGAAGATGTGCTTGCATCGATTTCGACGGATGGCACCAATGAATCTCTGCCATACTATTACGTTCCCTCTCAAGCTGGATCTCTCAAAATGATCATGAATAACTCAGAAGTGGACCAAAGTTTGTTGTTCATGCAGCAGTCTCAGCCTTACATACCTCAGCAAATATGGgaccaacagcagcagcagcagcagcagacaaTTCATCAACAAAAGCAGATGCAGCAACAGACAGAAAAGGACTCTAATTAA
- the LOC103997650 gene encoding potassium transporter 7, translated as MAEGLARGNGQLAKMDSTESRWAARDQEDSEDDSEEEGEESSRRMSLDSEEEEDNVEQRLIRTGPRIDSFDVEALEVPGAHRNDFEDVSLGRRIVLALQTLGVVFGDVGTSPLYTFDVMFNKYPLIEKEDVLGALSLVLYTLILIPLVKYTLVVLWANDDGEGGTFALYSLICRNAKASLLPNQLPSDARISSFRLKVPSAELERSLKLKEYLENSLTLKKLLLILVLFGTSMVIADGVVTPAMSVMSAFNGLKVGISSVEQDEVVMISIASLIVLFSVQRFGTSKVGLLVGPALFIWFCSLGVVGICNLLKYGTYVLRAFSPVYIYYFFKRNPTQAWMSLGGCLLCATGSEAMFADLCYFSVRSVQLTFVFLVLPCLLLGYLGQAAFLMENLTEKQQVFFSSIPSGAFWPVFFIATIAALIASRAMTTATFSCIKQSIALGCFPRLKIIHTSRKFMGQIYIPVINWFLLVSCVASVATFGSIYEIGNAYGIAELGVMIMTTILVTIIMLLIWQINITFVLCFLTLFLGLELLFFSSVLGSVVDGSWVMLVFAAVLFLIMYIWNYGSKLKYETEVKQKLSMDLMMELGCNLGTIRAPGIGLVYNELVKGIPAIFGHFLTTLPAIHSMIIFVCIKYVPVPVVPQTERFLFRRVCPKSYHMFRCIARYGYKDVRKEHHQTFEQLLIESLEKYIRREAQERSLESDEDADTDSEKEVSCSNILVAPNGSVYSLGVPLLTGYSPIDKTLSEVSTSFDGPHNEVVADAQQSLDRELSFIHKAKESGVVYLLGHGDIRARKESWFIKKLVINYFYAFLRKNCRRGIASLSVPHTNLMQVGMTYMV; from the exons ATGGCGGAGGGATTGGCGAGGGGGAACGGGCAACTGGCCAAGATGGACTCAACCGAATCCAGATGGGCCGCCCGGGACCAGGAGGATTCGGAGGACGATTcggaggaggaaggggaggaatCGTCGCGGAGGATGAGCCTGGAttccgaggaggaagaggacaatGTGGAGCAGAGGCTGATCCGCACCGGCCCCCGGATAGATTCCTTCGATGTCGAGGCTCTCGAGGTCCCTGGTGCACACAGGAATGACTTTGAG gatgttAGTCTGGGAAGACGGATAGTGCTTGCACTTCAGACACTTGGAGTTGTATTTGGGGATGTTGGGACAAGCCCATTGTACACTTTTGATGTCATGTTTAATAAGTATCCTCTTATCGAGAAGGAAGATGTTCTAGGAGCACTCTCTCTTGTTTTGTATACATTGATTCTCATACCACTTGTGAAGTATACCTTGGTTGTTCTTTGGGCCAATGATGATGGTGAAG GGGGGACCTTTGCTCTATATTCTTTGATCTGTAGAAATGCAAAGGCCAGCCTTCTTCCAAATCAATTGCCTTCTGATGCTCGCATATCGAGCTTCAGGCTCAAGGTTCCATCAGCAGAGCTGGAAAGGTCTCTAAAACTCAAGGAGTATCTTGAAAATTCATTAACACTCAAGAAGCTGCTTTTGATTTTGGTTCTCTTTGGTACTTCTATGGTGATTGCTGATGGTGTTGTCACTCCAGCAATGTCAG TTATGTCAGCATTCAATGGATTGAAGGTTGGAATTTCTAGTGTTGAACAAG ATGAAGTGGTGATGATTTCAATTGCATCTCTTATTGTCTTGTTCAGTGTTCAGAGGTTTGGAACAAGCAAAGTGGGGCTTTTAGTGGGTCCTGCATTATTCATATGGTTTTGCTCACTTGGAGTCGTAGGAATATGCAATCTTCTTAAGTATGGAACATATGTTTTAAGAGCATTTAGCCCTGTTTATATCTACTACTTCTTTAAAAGAAATCCGACTCAGGCGTGGATGTCTCTAGGGGGTTGTCTTCTTTGTGCAACTG GGTCCGAGGCAATGTTTGCTGACCTTTGCTATTTCTCTGTTAGATCTGTCCAG CTCACTTTTGTGTTTCTCGTTCTGCCATGCCTTCTTTTGGGATACCTTGGTCAGGCTGCATTCCTTATGGAAAATTTAACTGAAAAGCAGCAGGTCTTCTTTTCATCTATCCCGA GTGGAGCTTTCTGGCCAGTCTTCTTCATAGCAACTATAGCTGCACTAATTGCAAGTCGGGCAATGACAACAGCAACTTTTTCATGCATTAAACAATCAATAGCTCTTGGTTGTTTTCCTCGACTTAAAATCATTCACACATCTCGGAAGTTCATGGGCCAAATATATATTCCAGTGATAAACTGGTTTCTGCTGGTTTCGTGTGTGGCATCTGTTGCTACCTTTGGAAGCATATATGAGATTGGCAATGCATATG GAATTGCTGAGCTTGGCGTGATGATTATGACCACAATCTTAGTAACTATCATTATGCTTCTTATATGGCAGATCAACATTACATTTGTGTTGTGCTTCTTAACTTTGTTTCTGGGGTTGGAATTACTTTTTTTCTCTTCAGTTTTGGGCAGTGTGGTGGATGGAAGCTGGGTGATGTTGGTTTTTGCAGCAGTGTTGTTTTTGATAATGTACATATGGAATTATGGCAGCAAGCTTAAGTATGAAACTGAAGTGAAACAGAAGCTTTCGATGGATTTGATGATGGAACTGGGTTGTAACCTTGGCACTATTAGAGCCCCTGGAATCGGCTTGGTTTACAATGAGCTGGTTAAAGGAATCCCTGCAATCTTTGGTCATTTCCTGACCACCTTGCCAGCAATTCATTCAATGATCATATTTGTCTGCATCAAATATGTGCCAGTTCCTGTAGTGCCACAGACTGAAAGGTTTCTCTTCAGGAGGGTCTGCCCTAAAAGCTATCACATGTTTCGTTGCATTGCTCG GTACGGCTACAAGGATGTGCGCAAGGAACATCACCAGACATTTGAACAACTTTTGATTGAAAGCCTTGAGAAGTACATTCGTCGAGAAGCCCAAGAGCGTTCACTGGAGAGTGATGAGGATGCTGACACAGATTCTGAGAAGGAAGTTTCTTGTTCAAACATTCTTGTGGCTCCCAACGGCAGCGTCTATTCCCTTGGTGTTCCACTCCTGACTGGTTATAGCCCTATTGACAAGACACTCTCAGAAGTAAGTACTTCTTTTGATGGGCCACATAATGAGGTTGTGGCAGATGCGCAACAAAGCCTTGATCGGGAGCTTTCATTCATACACAAGGCAAAAGAGTCAGGGGTGGTTTATCTTCTTGGGCATGGTGACATTAGGGCTAGAAAGGAATCTTGGTTCATCAAGAAGCTGGTTATAAACTACTTCTATGCTTTCTTGAGAAAAAATTGCAGAAGAGGTATTGCATCGTTGAGTGTTCCTCATACAAACCTGATGCAAGTGGGCATGACTTACATGGTCTGA